The sequence below is a genomic window from Fimbriimonadaceae bacterium.
CCGCACAGGAGCGCGAGGAGAACCACTCCTCCGGCCAACGTCATCCCCCCACGCACAGCCATCTCCTCCATGTTACAACGACCGGGCCAAGAAGTCCCAAGGATCTACGGCAACTTGGTTCGGCGCAGGCAACTTTCGTGGTCGATCGTGCAACGGCCCGCCCCTTCCGCTTCCGCCCAGGCGACGAACTGCAGATCGGAAGCCGCCATGTCCAGACCGTGCACGGATTCGATCCCGAGTTCGGCAAGCTTGCGCGCCCAACTCCCATGCTCGCCGCGGAACGCTTGCTGGGCGTGGTACACGCGGTGCAACAGAGCGATCACGGCCCACGCCGGATCCTCGACAAAGGCGGGGGCGTCCTCCACGCGCGTGGAGAACTGCACGTAGCCCCAATGCTCGGGTCGGTGCATGTCGACAGCCCATTGCGGGGACCAGACCCAGTTGTCCTCCTTGAGGCCCAACACCTTCCCGTAGCGGCCATCGACCACGGTGTGGCGCCACTCGACGCGCGAGAAGTTGATGCGCCAGCGATCGCCGTCTTTGGGAGGACTGGGCCGCCCGGCGCATTCACCGAGCACCTTCCAAGGCAGGGCCAGCTCCACGGACCAGCCTCGGTCCTCGTCGCTGGGATCGTTCAACGTCCCATCGACGTCGACCGCGCTTTGCAGACCGGGGATCTCCCACGCGTTGATGGCGGGGCCACCGTTGCGGTACGGCCGTGCCAGCAAGAGGTCCCACACCGTGCCCAGCGCGTTGATCTCGATCTCGTAGTAGCGATGGTTGTCCCCGTCGGGGTCGAGGAAGACCTCGAAATCGTTGTCCTGAAAGATCACCGAGTCGTGCTCCGTGAGGGTTCCCCACACGTGCGGCTCCTCCAACTCGGCCCCGATGTAGAAGAAGCGCTCGTCCCACAGCATCTTCGCGCGGGTGCGATGCCGGGGCGCGGGCTGCGCGTCGCCTTCGATGTCGACGAACGCGTCGGTCCACGCGGCATGGGCCCAGAACGGTTTGTCGAGGCGCCCGTCGATCGTGGGAGGGCCGGGCGCGCGAAGGCACACGTAGCCCTTCGGATGCGCCCAGCGGCTCGAGGGCTCCGTCAAACAGGCCACTCCGCGACGCGGGCGGTCTCGATGATCGCGGGATTCTCCTCGTGCGGATTGTCGCGCGCGTCGCGCGGAAGGTGCACGATCTTCTCGACGACATCCATGCCCTCGACCACCTGACCGAACACGGAGTACTGCCCGTCGAGATGGGGAGAGGTCTTGTGCATGAGGAAGAATTGGCTGCCTGCCGAGTTGGGGTCCGATGTGCGGGCCGCGCTGAGGATGCCCGGGGTGTGCGGGATCGAGTTGAACTCCGCGGGAAGCGTGTAACCGGGGCCGCCGGTGCCGTGCCGGCTGCGGTCCGGACTCTTCGAGTGGGGGTCGCCCCCCTGGATCATGAATCCGGGGATCACTCGGTGGAACCGCACCCCGTCGTAAAACCCTTCGCGGCACAGCTTCTTGAAGGCCTCCGCGTGTTTCGGTGCCTTCTCGGTGAAGAACTTCACGACGATGCGGCCCTGATTGGTGTTGAGAACCGCGACCTCATCGCCCTCTGCGGGCGCGGTGGCGCCCGGGGCGGCGGTGGGGCCGAGTTCGGTGGGTGAATCGCTCATGCCGGGGGTTTACCCGGTTGACCCCGTGCGCCGCAGCGCCGCCTTAACC
It includes:
- a CDS encoding carbohydrate-binding family 9-like protein; translated protein: MTEPSSRWAHPKGYVCLRAPGPPTIDGRLDKPFWAHAAWTDAFVDIEGDAQPAPRHRTRAKMLWDERFFYIGAELEEPHVWGTLTEHDSVIFQDNDFEVFLDPDGDNHRYYEIEINALGTVWDLLLARPYRNGGPAINAWEIPGLQSAVDVDGTLNDPSDEDRGWSVELALPWKVLGECAGRPSPPKDGDRWRINFSRVEWRHTVVDGRYGKVLGLKEDNWVWSPQWAVDMHRPEHWGYVQFSTRVEDAPAFVEDPAWAVIALLHRVYHAQQAFRGEHGSWARKLAELGIESVHGLDMAASDLQFVAWAEAEGAGRCTIDHESCLRRTKLP
- a CDS encoding peptidylprolyl isomerase — its product is MSDSPTELGPTAAPGATAPAEGDEVAVLNTNQGRIVVKFFTEKAPKHAEAFKKLCREGFYDGVRFHRVIPGFMIQGGDPHSKSPDRSRHGTGGPGYTLPAEFNSIPHTPGILSAARTSDPNSAGSQFFLMHKTSPHLDGQYSVFGQVVEGMDVVEKIVHLPRDARDNPHEENPAIIETARVAEWPV